From Rutidosis leptorrhynchoides isolate AG116_Rl617_1_P2 chromosome 3, CSIRO_AGI_Rlap_v1, whole genome shotgun sequence, a single genomic window includes:
- the LOC139900133 gene encoding uncharacterized protein produces MDAFISEMRKMMEVQNKSIGALAKEIGNVAESKGNREPESSKSPIVLDEEEVSEDDNHGKGVKNNEPIVNETGKPETKSKTVQFPKALESPNQLPYGKKGPRPEDMWETFKQVKINLPLLDAIRQVPSYAKFLKDLCTQKRKQRATLPKKVELTEHLSAVVSGTLPPKFKDPGTPLIAVTVGNVNVKKALLDLGASINILPFCLVDRFELGLMKRTDIIIQLADQSIKTPRGILEDVIVKVEDFYYPVDFVVMDIEPRNRDAQPTIILGCPFLATIIAHINCRTGSMDISFGNRKMRINIFNSLHAPNVHECYQVDVIDELVEKHTSHLITKDPVEIFCLGDEEDVECEEVKAVELAVASTMDARLPLWTHKYEPLPKSIDTNMRPSLESPPTLELKPLPSHLKYAFLGTKGTLPVIIASDLTGVQEKALMEVLHKYKAAVGWTIADFKGISPSVCMHRIVTDPEVKPARDTQRKLNPNMQEVVKKEVLKWLDAGIIFPISDSQWVNPTQTVPKKAGITVMETE; encoded by the exons ATGGATGCGTTTATCTCCGAAATGCGAAAAATGATGGAAGTGCAAAATAAGTCGATTGGTGCATTGGCTAAGGAGATTGGTAATGTAGCAGAAAGTAAGGGAAATAGGGAACCAG AGTCAAGTAAGTCTCCTATTGTTCTTGATGAGGAAGAGGTAAGTGAAGATGATAACCATGGGAAGGGGGTGAAAaataacgaaccaatcgttaatgaGACCGGGAAACCGGAGACGAAATCAAAAACTGTTCAATTTCCCAAGGCCTTAGAGTCCCCAAACCAATTAccttatgggaaaaagggaccaCGACCAGAGGACATGTGGGAAACATTTAAACAGGTTAAGATAAATTTACCCCTTCTCGATGCTATTAGGCAAGTCCCGTCTTATGCTAAATTTTTAAAGGACCTTTGCACTCAAAAGAGGAAGCAAAGGGCGACTTTACCCAAAAAGGTGGAGCTAACCGAGCATCTAAGTGCGGTTGTTTCGGGCACACTCCCACCTAAATTTAAGGACCCGGGGACTCCATTGATAGCGGTGACTGTAGGAAACGTGAATGTGAAAAAGGCGTTATTGGACCTAGGAGCTAGCATCAATATTTTACCTTTTTGTCTAGTTGACCGCTTTGAATTGGGATTAATGAAAAGAACCGACATAATTATTCAACTAGCGGACCAATCAATCAAAACGCCTAGGGGGATATTAGAAGATGTGATAGTAAAAGTGGAGGATTTCTATTACCCAGTTGACTTTGTTGTAATGGATATTGAACCTAGGAATAGAGATGCCCAACCCACTATAATCTTGGGATGCCCGTTTTTAGCCACCATAATTGCTCACATTAATTGTCGAACGGGTTCCATGGACATATCATTCGGGAATCGCAAGATGAGGATTAATATCTTTAATTCTCTTCACGCCCCAAATGTCCATGAATGCTATCAGGTAGATGTAATTGATGAGCTAGTGGAAAAACATACCTCTCACCTAATAACCAAAGACCCAGTAGAAATATTTTGCTTAGGTGATGAAGAGGATGTTGAATGTGAAGAGGTTAAGGCAGTCGAATTAGCAGTAGCAAGTACAATGGATGCTAGGTTGCCACTGTGGACTCATAAATATGAGCCACTACCAAAATCCATTGATACTAATATGAGACCTTCACTAGAGTCACCACCGACCCTTGAGCTAAAACCCTTACCTTCTCATTTGAAGTATGCATTTTTAGGTACTAAAGGCACTTTGCCAGTTATTATTGCTTCAGATTTGACAGGTGTGCAGGAAAAAGCTTTAATGGAAGTACTTCATAAGTACAAGGCTGCGGTGGGATGGACTATAGCTGATTTTAAAGGGATAAGTCCCTCAGTGTGTATGCATAGGATAGTTACAGATCCGGAGGTTAAACCTGCTCGTGATACGCAACGCAAGTTAAACCCTAATATGCAGGAAGTTGTAAAGAAGGAAGTTCTCAAGTGGTTAGATGCGGGGATTATTTTCCCTATATCAGATAGTCAGTGGGTAAACCCCACGCAAACAGTGCCAAAGAAAGCTGGGATCACGGTAATGGAAACGGAATAA